A part of Fusarium oxysporum Fo47 chromosome III, complete sequence genomic DNA contains:
- a CDS encoding uncharacterized protein (fungal protein of unknown function-domain containing protein) — MVLLNLLTLGLWSKVGRLTHYAFDAVLFSAFLAGMKRSTGLTFKTDKVAGENKEFTGWIDRYLGVGEWVMDQSVAIAGSSGYFERTR; from the exons ATGGTG ctcctcaacctgcTGACTCTGGGGCTCTGGTCAAAGGTCGGACGGTTGACACACTATGCCTTTGACGCCGTTCTCT TCTCGGCTTTCCTCGCCGGCATGAAGCGATCTACCGGCCTGAC TTTCAAGACCGACAAGGTCGCCGGCGAGAACAAGGAATTCACCGGCTGGATCGATAGATACCTCGGCGTCGGAGAATGGGTCATGGATCAATCCGTCGCGATCGCAGGCTCCAGCGGCTACTTTGAGCGAACCCGATGA
- a CDS encoding WD40-repeat-containing domain protein encodes MSQSQQFPPSLRQTQVGSMSSASASAPRAGAGSGSGPQPQPQHDELHMSGLSQTGAPISMSPQDYENPPQIKFESSPSNLHYRNPSNSSVPNVLQPAGGLSARGAPASPNLPSPMQQSSPTASSVPHQPPTQGQHQQHHHHSQQPLQIPSQHGQPSHDYSNSPSAAAASKPPLSMSHSYSRSSPAAGYDGSSNYHAYTPTTPSGASSSHLMSPIDPARYNAPGSQRTISNTPLGLADIRPRADSSMSDGPGASMGYDANSAQPGTSNYLAPWAIYAFDWCKWPAQGNGAGKLAVGSYLEDGHNFIQILDSHITPTPQDVYTPGSSKYSLEFTKAAEATHSYPVTRLLWEPPSSQKQSTDLLATSGDHLRLWSLPNENPATPSSTIGRRDNPTTKLTPLALLSNSKTPDHTAPLTSLDWNTVSPSLIITSSIDTTCTIWDIPSLTAKTQLIAHDKEVYDVRFCAKSVDVFVSCGQDGSVRMFDLRSLEHSTIIYEPTGKEERDPNGGRVSPTLAQQTMANPPPLLRLATSPHDTHLLATFAQDSNAIRILDVRQPGQALLELRGHGGNVNCIEWSPHRRGMLASGGDDCQVLLWDLYNSSQPMNGTPQQENPRSPVASWQCDYEIGNLGWVPQLPNSEYGEWLGVGAGRGIWGTRVA; translated from the exons ATGAGCCAATCACAGCAATTTCCTCCTTCACTGCGTCAGACGCAGGTGGGCTCCATGTCTTCTGCATCTGCGTCTGCTCCTCGCGCTGGCGCTGGCTCTGGATCCGGCCCTCAACCCCAGCCCCAGCACGACGAATTGCACATGTCGGGCTTGAGCCAAACTGGTGCTCCAATTTCCATGTCGCCTCAAGACTACGAGAACCCTCCTCAGATCAAGTTCGAGTCTTCGCCCTCAAACCTCCACTACAGGAACCCCTCCAACTCTTCGGTACCCAACGTCCTCCAACCCGCCGGTGGCCTGTCCGCTCGCGGCGCCCCAGCCTCGCCCAACTTGCCCTCGCCGATGCAGCAATCCTCTCCCACTGCCTCGTCTGTTCCTCACCAGCCGCCGACGCAAggtcaacaccaacagcatcatcatcattcacAGCAGCCGCTGCAGATCCCTTCTCAGCACGGCCAGCCTTCCCACGACTATTCAAACTCGCCCTCTGCTGCCGCCGCGAGCAAACCACCACTGAGCATGTCTCATAGCTATTCCCGCTCCAGCCCAGCCGCTGGCTACGATGGCTCTTCCAACTACCACGCATACACGCCCACTACTCCGAGCGGTGCTTCATCTTCGCATCTAATGTCTCCAATCGATCCCGCCAGATACAATGCTCCAGGATCCCAGCgcaccatctccaacaccCCGCTTGGCCTAGCTGATATCCGTCCCCGCGCCGACTCGAGCATGTCTGATGGTCCTGGAGCTTCTATGGGTTATGACGCCAATAGTGCTCAGCCAGGGACAAGCAATTACCTCGCGCCATGGGCCATTTACGCTTTCGACTGGTGCAAATGGCCTGCCCAGGGCAATGGTGCCGGCAAGCTGGCTGTGGGGAGCTACCTGGAAGATGGTCACAACTTT ATCCAAATCCTCGACAGCCACATTACGCCAACACCTCAGGATGTTTACACACCTGGCTCATCTAAATATAGTCTCGAGTTCACCAAGGCTGCCGAAGCTACCCACTCTTATCCTGTGACGCGCTTGCTATGGGAGCCTCCCTCGTCGCAGAAGCAGTCTACTGACCTGCTCGCGACTTCGGGCGACCACCTGCGATTGTGGTCTCTTCCTAACGAGAATCCTGCTACGCCCAGCAGCACCATCGGTCGTCGCGACAACCCTACCACCAAGTTGACACCCCTCGCGTTACtctccaactccaagacACCAGATCATACTGCGCCTCTCACATCTCTCGATTGGAACACCGTTTCTCCCAGCCTCATCATTACTTCCAGCATAGACACAACATGTACCATCTGGGATATTCCCTCACTTACGGCCAAAACCCAACTTATTGCCCACGATAAAGAGGTTTATGATGTTAGGTTCTGCGCCAAGAGTGTGGATGTTTTTGTTAGCTGTGGTCAAGACGGCAGTGTCCGTATGTTTGATCTTCGAAGTTTGGAGCACTCTACAATTATTTACGAGCCTACGGGCAAGGAAGAGCGGG ATCCCAACGGTGGCCGTGTTAGTCCAACACTTGCTCAACAAACGATGGCGAATCCTCCTCCGCTGCTACGACTCGCTACTTCGCCTCACGATACCCATCTTCTCGCTACATTTGCTCAAGATTCCAACGCTATTCGCATTTTAGATGTGCGACAACCCGGCCAGGCCTTGCTCGAGCTACGAGGTCATGGTGGAAACGTCAACTGCATCGAATGGTCACCTCATCGACGAGGTATGCTTGCTTCAGGTGGCGACGACTGCCAAGTTCTTCTCTGGGATCTTTACAACTCCAGCCAGCCGATGAACGGTACTCCTCAACAAGAGAACCCCAGAAGCCCTGTTGCTAGCTGGCAATGCGATTACGAAATCGGTAACCTGGGCTGGGTGCCTCAACTACCCAACTCCGAGTACGGCGAATGGCTCGGCGTCGGTGCAGGACGCGGTATCTGGGGAACACGAGTCGCGTGA
- a CDS encoding major facilitator superfamily domain-containing protein, translating to MSREDDLTREESRSHALTREPTREEKTREAIAEGHDADIPSNIGFIPTPADEQRRASLTSHRRASHARERASLDPEKHAKENSSVRDEEEGGSQTQSESDIVWWDGDKDRQNPYNFATWKKVLNCVLVSALTFVTPLASSMFAPGVPQLMVEFGSQSRELASFCVSVYVLGFAAGPMIFAPLSELYGRQVVYHCCNVGFIVFVIACAKAPSLSSFIAFRFLSGTFGSTPITNGGGTIADMIVQEKRGAAMASFSIGPLLGPIIGPVVGGVVTDALGWRWVFWIIAIMSGVLSSVFFFASEETYAPVILARKTKRLQKETGNDRLRSKLDAGLSPADYFKRGILRPFKMLLFSPICIICGVYVGLAYAYLYLLFTSLTPLFMRIYHFNTVHAGLTFLGLGVGSMIGVAYFSVSSDKYMKKKAAAAKEQGIDDPAESMRPENRLPPLRIGAVLLPAGFFIYGWTAEYQTHWIAPILGTCVIGVGNLVIFMSLQMYLIDSFTVYAASALAANAVMRSIAGAFLPLAGLPMYDKLGMGWGNSLLGFIAAALIPAPWLFIKYGEHLRKKFEIKDL from the exons ATGAGCAGGGAAGATGACTTGACTCGCGAAGAGTCAAGATCTCATGCCTTGACCCGCGAACCAACACGCGAAGAAAAGACCCGAGAGGCTATTGCCGAGGGCCACGATGCAGATATTCCTAGCAACATTGGCTTTATACCCACTCCAGCAGACGAGCAAAGACGAGCCAGTCTCACCAGCCATAGACGTGCAAGCCATGCAAGAGAAAGAGCTTCCCTGGACCCAGAGAAGCACGCCAAGGAAAATAGCTCCGTGagagacgaggaagagggtgGTTCGCAAACGCAGAGTGAGAGCGATATTGTTTGGTGGGATGGTGATAAGGATCGCCAGAATCCGTACAATTTTGCGACTTGGAAGAAGGTTCTCAATTGTGTGCTGGTATCGGCCTTGACGTTCGTTACGCCACTCGCATCTT CCATGTTCGCACCCGGAGTACCTCAACTTATGGTCGAATTCGGTAGTCAAAGTCGTGAACTAGCATCCTTCTGTGTGTCAGTCTACGTTCTCGGTTTTGCTGCAGGCCCCATGATCTTCGCTCCTCTGTCAGAGCTATATGGACGCCAAGTAGTCTACCACTGCTGCAATGTTGGTTTCATCG TATTTGTCATTGCCTGCGCCAAAGCTCCCTCGTTGAGCAGTTTCATCGCGTTCCGTTTCCTTAGCGGCACATTTGGCTCGACACCCATCACCAACGGCGGCGGTACGATCGCAGACATGATTGTTCAGGAGAAACGAGGTGCAGCAATGGCGAGCTTCAGTATTGGTCCTCTTCTTGGACCCATCATTGGCCcagttgttggtggtgtcgTAACTGACGCCCTAGGCTGGCGATGGGTATTCTGGATCATCGCTATCATGTCTGGTGTACTGTCctccgtcttcttcttcgcctctGAAGAGACCTACGCACCCGTTATTCTCGCCCGAAAGACCAAGAGACTCCAGAAGGAAACAGGCAATGACCGCCTTCGATCTAAACTCGACGCCGGCCTCAGTCCAGCGGATTACTTCAAGCGCGGTATCCTACGGCCATTCAAGATGCTCCTCTTCTCACCGATCTGCATCATCTGCGGTGTATACGTTGGTCTCGCCTATGCATACCTCTACCTTCTCTTCACGAGTCTCACACCTCTATTTATGCGAATCTATCACTTCAACACAGTTCACGCAGGCCTGACgttccttggtcttggtgtgGGTAGTATGATTGGCGTAGCGTACTTTTCCGTCTCGAGTGACAAGtacatgaagaagaaggctgcgGCTGCTAAGGAGCAAGGCATTGACGATCCTGCTGAGTCAATGAGGCCCGAGAATCGACTTCCGCCGCTGAGAATTGGTGCTGTTTTGCTCCCGGCTGGTTTCTTCATTTACGGATGGACTGCTGAGTATCAGACTCATTGGATTGCGCCTATCCTTGGAACATGTGTCATTGGTGTCGGAAACCTGGTCATCTTCATG TCACTACAGATGTACCTCATCGACAGTTTCACCGTCTACGCAGCCTCCGCCCTCGCCGCCAACGCTGTCATGCGATCAATCGCCGGAGCATTTCTACCTCTCGCGGGACTGCCAATGTACGATAAACTCGGTATGGGATGGGGAAACAGCCTTTTGGGCTTCATCGCTGCTGCGCTAATCCCTGCGCCGTGGCTGTTCATCAAGTATGGAGAGCATTTGAGAAAGAAATTTGAGATCAAGGATTTATAG
- a CDS encoding pyruvate kinase, whose protein sequence is MAQKPSHKHSKSVMAATAQDHLEFGGKISWLASLDTAFRPQRNYRRSSIICTIGPKTNSVEAINKLRDSGLNVVRMNFSHGSYEYHKSVIDNARESEATHAGRNVAIALDTKGPEIRTGNTPNDEDIPITAGHEMNITTDDSYATACDDKNMYVDYKNITSVIEPGRVIYVDDGVLAFDVLEIKDEKTIRVKARNNGAICSKKGVNLPNTDVDLPALSEKDKADLKFGVENNVDMVFASFIRRAQDIYDIREVLGEKGKHIQIISKIENRQGLNNFKEILEATDGVMVARGDLGIEIPAAEVFAAQKKLIAMCNLAGKPVICATQMLESMIKNPRPTRAEISDVGNAITDGADCVMLSGETAKGSYPSEAVKEMHETCLKAENTIPYVSHFEEMCTLVKRPVSTVESCAMAAVRASLDLGAGGIIVLSTSGESARMLSKYRPVCPIFMVTRSPTTSRFAHLYRGVYPFLFPETKPDFTQVNWQEDVDRRIKWAVNNALQLNVLTPGDTVVVVQGWKGGMGNTNTLRIVKADPEHLGIGQLQ, encoded by the exons ATGGCTCAGAAACCCTCACACAAGCATTCCAAAAGCGTCATGGCTGCTACCGCTCAGGACCACCTCGAGTTCGGAGGCAAGATCTCATGGCTTGCTTCCCTCGACACCGCTTTCCGACCTCAGCGCAACTACCGCCGctcctccatcatctgcACCATTGGCCCCAAGACCAACTCTGTTGAggccatcaacaagctccGAGATTCCGGTCTTAACGTTGTCCGCATGAACTTCTCCCACGGATCATACGAGTACCACAAGTCTGTCATTGACAACGCTCGTGAGTCCGAGGCTACCCACGCTGGTCGCAATGTTGCCATTGCTCTTGACACCAAGGGCCCCGAGATCCGAACGGGCAACACTCCCAACGATGAGGATATTCCCATCACTGCTGGCCACGAGATGAACATCACCACCGACGATTCTTATGCCACTGCCTGTGATGACAAGAACAT GTACGTCGACTACAAGAACATCACCAGCGTCATTGAGCCCGGCCGTGTCATCTACGTCGACGACGGTGTTCTCGCTTTTGACGTcctcgagatcaaggacgAGAAGACTATCCGAGTCAAGGCCCGCAACAACGGTGCCATCTGCTCCAAGAAGGGTGTCAACCTGCCCAACACTGATGTCGATCTGCCCGCTCTTTCcgagaaggacaaggctgATCTCAAGTTCGGTGTTGAGAACAACGTCGACATGGTTTTCGCCTCTTTCATCCGCCGCGCTCAGGACATCTATGACATCCGTGAGGTTCTCGGCGAGAAGGGCAAGCACATTCAGATCATCTCCAAGATTGAGAACCGACAGGgtctcaacaacttcaaggAGATCCTCGAGGCCACCGATGGTGTCATGGTTGCCCGTGGTGATCTCGGTATCGAGATTCCCGCTGCTGAGGTGTTTGCTgcccagaagaagctcatTGCCATGTGCAACCTCGCTGGCAAGCCCGTCATCTGCGCTACTCAGATGCTCGAGTCCATGATCAAGAACCCCCGCCCCACCCGTGCTGAGATCAGCGACGTCGGCAACGCCATCACTGATGGTGCCGACTGTGTTATGCTTTCTGGTGAGACAGCCAAGGGTAGCTATCCCTctgaggctgtcaaggagaTGCACGAGACTTGTCTCAAGGCCGAGAACACCATCCCCTACGTCTCCCACTTCGAGGAGATGTGCACTCTCGTCAAGCGACCTGTCTCCACTGTCGAGTCTTGCGCTATGGCTGCTGTCCGTGCCTCCCTCGATCTCGGTGCCGGTGGTATCATTGTCCTCTCCACCTCCGGAGAGTCGGCCCGCATGCTTTCCAAGTACCGACCCGTGTGCCCCATCTTCATGGTCACCCGAAGCCCCACAACATCTCGATTCGCCCATCTGTACCGTGGCGTGTACCCCTTCCTGTTCCCCGAGACCAAGCCCGACTTCACCCAGGTTAACTGGCAGGAGGATGTCGATCGCCGAATCAAGTGGGCCGTCAACAACGCTCTCCAGCTCAACGTTCTCACCCCCGGTGACACCGTTGTCGTTGTCCAGGGCTGGAAGGGCGGCATGGGTAACACCAACACCCTCCGAATCGTCAAGGCTGACCCCGAGCACCTTGGCATTGGTCAGCTTCAGTAA